The Melanotaenia boesemani isolate fMelBoe1 chromosome 11, fMelBoe1.pri, whole genome shotgun sequence genome includes the window CCCTCCACATGCTATGGAATTTATGGGCTAGGTCCTGAATATATTTCTGACTTCTTACAACCATATATGCTTCCTCCAGATTCCTCAGATCTACCAACCAGATGCCCCTACATGTTCGGCAGGCCTCATCAGTTCCAGTTTAAAgtctaaaacacaaaacacaaacttgtTCCATAGCTTTTCAACCCTTATGAGAGCTCattcttctgtttgtttccaCGTCTGAAATGTGAAGCAAGGTGTAAGGACCATAATGGAAAACTAACAGGGATTTTAGATAGATGGATGTATGAATTAAGATAACTTAATTAAACATAAAGGgctgaagaagatccagaaacaaactaataaaaggCTAACATGAGGATAAATACTGAGGGACAAATAAAAAGTGAGGATCAGATGTggtaaaaacaagaattaagTACAACAAAGGAACATTAAGTAAACTTGACAGAATTACAATGTAAAATCTTaatcatgaaataaaaacatccagaacctttcaaacatgttatttattcatttactatGTGCTCCTGATTATAGATATTATTTTTCTTAGTGAAATCAAAGGTTTAGTTTAGTTAATAATGGTTTTCTAACAACAATAATTCTTGTCTTGAGTTCCAGAAAGGGTTAACCTGCAGGCTGTCTCAGGAATAATAAGGTCACGTCAGAGCTACTCATTCAGCTCACTCAGGAGGACCCTTTGTGAGGAAATGCAAATCTTCAAGTTTTAAAAGCAAATGGAAAGTTGAACTGTGCTAAAGCTTTGCTCAAACTTTTACTCCCACAAGTCAGTTTAACAGTTCAAGTGTGATGATGAAGCTTTACGGAGttctgatcctgtttgtggCTCTATCTGTGGGTAAGAACATGTTTCTTGTTGAGATATTTCTATTGTCACTTTCAAGGAAGTAAATAAGtgatgattaaacattttagagAGGAAGGGGTGTTAAAGAGAGCTGGTGTTACAAACTGCTTTTTAGTAACCTGCTATTTTTGTTCTGCACCATTGCTGGCTTGAAAACAATGATTTACTATTGTTTGTATAATCCTGCAAACACTAAATAGAAGAACTACAGGGTGTGAAGTAAGTTTGTGGGTTTATACCTCAGATTATTTCTAGTTTAGAATAAGTAGTCATTTCCTTGTTGAGCTCAAGTAGCAAAACATAaaccaagaaaataaataaccatattatcttaaaataaagcagtttaAATTTAGGAGAACTCACcttttgtatatattttgttatcttttttatttaaatgataaaagttttaatattaTGTGCATGTCTTTTTTTACAAGTACAGTAATATACAATGCACgatgtagaataaaataaaaaaggagataAAATTAGTCATGTTCTGTTTGCGCTTTGTGTTGAGAACTTGTGTTGTGTGTCATTGTTTAGCTGATGGATTGAGATGCTACACATGCACAGCAGCTGAATCTAGATCCTGCACAGACACCAAATCGTGTCTTGTCCTTTTTAATCGATGTTTCTCTCTCAAAGTAGATGgtaagttgttttcttttttcacaagCTCAAGTAACTACTGCagagaatcattttaaaaatctaaacttCTATACTAATACCTCAGGACTGTATGTTACAGTCATTGTTAAGTTGTTTCTGAGGGGTTTTCTGTACTGGCTTGCAGGGTATGATGTGGTAACAAAGGGCTGCCAAACCAGCGTAGCATGTGTGGGCTCTATGACTTGTTGTGAAGGAGATCTGTGCAACGGTGCTTTTCCAACTGGACCAAGTATCATCCTGCTGCTGATGTCTTCAGCCATCTTCACACTCTTTCTCTGAGACTGtaggaaaatgtttgtttcattctctgtctctttatttttctatttgtacAACTGAAGAAATAATTAAAGTCAACATTAACAATGTCTCCTGTATTCATTACAACTAGAGTTTATGTAGCATATATCAAACAACACATTTGGAATTAATTTAACTAGGAAGAAAGGTGATAAACCAGGACAAATACACGAACAATGAGGAGATTAATACATATTGTTCAAGCTATGGTTTACACATAAGATTGTACACTGTAGATTAGAACAATTGGGTCATGTTGTAAGCAGCTATAAAGTACAAGGAAATGTCAGGAAGAGATGTCATCAGTGCAGTTTCGCAGAATACAGTGCTCTCTGTGCTGGTAAGAGTTATGTGTTGACAGAAGACAGAAGATTTTGATTTATTGATAGTAAAATTGAAAATTGAGGATCTGTTCCTTTCGATCAGGTGTGTCAGCTGACACAATGTGAATATTAACCTGACACAGCTGAATAGATGTTTAGTAACCCTTGATATACTAAGTGTAGTAAGTCGCAATTACATGTTTAGTATGTCTGGTTTATGTCTGCTTCAGaagtttcctgatgttttacaaaGTTGAAGCTgcacaaaatgaaacaggatcagtttggttgagctctagttGCCTTTCTCTAAAATGAACTTATGTAAACTTGTGCAGGTTAGTGACTCATGGAGTGTTCCATCATGGTTCCTCTTTGGCTGGAATGTGGAAGTTTGCTGAGTGGCTAGAGCATGGTGAAAACATCTGTGCTTTGCTGGGCGTTTgctgttttgtgtaaaatttgattCATGCAGCCGAACGTCtctcacataatgttgctgtttaggTTATTTGATTAAATGATCTCGATGTctgacagtctgtcatttatttctacaggctgattattggttgaaatgactagattgacttttttatttatagattaaatgttttattttctgttacatCTGACATCTACTGGATCCGATTTTAAGTGTctgtaagtttttaatttttttttttttttaatattagagaaaaaactatatatatttatattttctatacGTAATCCGCTTAAATGTgggttaaatattaaattattaaactgtAATTTGTCCTCTTAAAAAGTCAGAATTCATTTGATAAATAGGGCCCGCCCACAGCAATCAGtggatagatagagagagagagagagagagagacagacagacagacagagagacagacaggtgtacattataaataaataatctaatctaacaGAAGTCACTGATATTAATATCAACTTTAGACCAAAAGTAAAGACAACTAAACATTTCAGCTAAAGTGAGATGTTTCATAAAGCTCAGCTTGGACTCATTTAACCCACGAACTTTCACTTTGATGAGCCAAAGTTGTCAAAATAAGCAAGACTTAATGCTGCTTCAATATCCCTCTGGTAACAGAGGAAATTATAATGACTtgtgttaaacatgttttttttaacttgtcctgtccagcattgtagcaaacaga containing:
- the LOC121649360 gene encoding prostate stem cell antigen-like isoform X3; this encodes MMKLYGVLILFVALSVADGLRCYTCTAAESRSCTDTKSCLVLFNRCFSLKVDGYDVVTKGCQTSVACVGSMTCCEGDLCNGAFPTGPSIILLLMSSAIFTLFL